The genomic window CAGACCAATCCGTCCTCATACGACAATGACAGGTACCAGGACTCTTCAAACCTAACCGTCGTCATACGACAATGACAGGTACCAAGACTCTTCAGACCAATCCGTCCTCAAACGACAATGACAGGTACCAGGACTCTTCAAACCTAACCGTCGTCATACGACAATGACAGGTACCAGGACTCGTCAGACCAATCCGTCCTCATACGACAATGACAGGTACCAGGACTCGTCAGACCAAttcgtcctcatacgacccgCCTGTTGGCAAGACTCTTCAGGCGTCAAATTAAATCCAATGGATGATCTCGTGTCAGCCACAGAATGACGATTGTGAACGATGGAAGATGTACAGATATCCTAAAATTGCATGTGACACCTATCTGTATTGATACATTGGCTCAATAGTTTCTTTCTGTAtcctttgtttgtatttttgtagACGATGACAGAACCAAGGCCGATGAACTTTACAATAGAGTGCGCGTGCTGTGTTGGATAATGACGTCACCGTCTAACCTGGACAGGAAGGGCCTGGCCGTTAGGTCAACATGGGCAAAACGCTgcaataaatacatattcttCAGTAGTGTGACTAACGACAGTTTCCCCACTGTAGGACTTAATGTGTCCGAGGGGCGACAACATCTCACCGGCAAAACAGTACAGGCATTTACCTATTGCTACGAAAACTACGGTAATGATTTTGATTGGTTCCTCAAGGCGGATGACGATACCTACGTCATTGTAGAGAACCTGCGTTTCTTTCTATCACATCACAATCCTAAAGACTTGGTTTACTTTGGCCATCGGTTCAAGGTTATTGTAAAACAAGGATATTTCAGTGGGGGTGCTGGGTATGTCCTCAGCCGACAAACTTTGAAGAAATTTGTAGAAGTGGGTCTTCGTAACCCACTGTTGTGTCGTCGTGATGGTGGAGCAGAGGACGCAGAGATAGGCAAATGTATGCAAAGATTAGAGGTCAAAGTTGGGGACTCTCTGGACATCAATGGTCGAGAATCATTCCACCCATTCACACCCATAGCCCACCTTCAAGGAAACTACCCAGCCTGGTTTTACAACCAAACTTTTCACAAAGCACAGAAGGTAAGTACAGCAAGGAAACGTTTGCTGGTTAGCCGATCAACACCACCCATTCATGGTAGAGAAAAAAGTAAACTTTTCTTACATTTTTTACCAGTGAGATATATAGacgatattgaatggtttcccgttgaatgtAACATTACATTGATGTTTTATCTATGTccaaaaacatgaaatattttagtTAAAGTACATATTTCTACAATATATACCAAAGCAATTATCACAATTTACCTTTCATAATGAGGAAATTATACTATAGTCCTCCATATCcgagttaaaaaaaaagaaaatctgtGACCACTATCCTTATTGTGTTACACTTGACAACATGGCGCCGCCATCTTAAATGGGCTACTCAACTCAATGCCATCATTTTATCCTCCTACCTGGTAAATTTTGCTTCCATAACTGTTGTCagatgaatatttttttcaaaacctgCAACATATACTGAAGAAATATTCATTGCATTCAAATCCGACGATTTTTTCCGTTCAAATCCGTACGAAGTGAAAGTGAAATAAGTTATTATTTTGCTGCACTTTTGCAGTTTATGTTGCAGTTTTTTTACACGTTTGACTACAGTTATGTAAGTAACCCTTATCAGGTAATAGCACAAAACGATGGAATTGAGATGTACGTGTTGGGAGGTACCTAGTTGTGTGATGTACGTGTTGTGAGGTACCTAATTGTGTGATGTACGTGTTGGAATGTACCTAGTTGTGTGTACGTGTTGGGAGGTACCTAGTTGTGTGATGTACGTGTTGTGAGGTACCTTACTGTGTGATGTACGTGTTGGGAGGTACCTAGTTGTGTGATGTACGTGTTGGGAGGTACCTTACTGTGTGATGTACGTGTTGGGAGGTACCTAACTGTGTGATGTACGTGTTGGGAGGTACCTAGTTGTGTGATGTACGTGTTGGGAGGTACCTAACTGTGTGATGTACGTGTTGGGAGGTACCTAACTGTGTGATGTACGTGTTGGGAGGTACCTAACTGTGTGATGTACGTGTTGGGAGGTACCTAACTGTGTGATGTACGTGTTGGGAGGTACCTTACTGTGATGTACGTGTTGTGAGGTACCTAACTGTGTGATGTACGTGTTGTGAGGTACCTAACTGTGATGTACGTGTTGGGAGGTACCTAGTTGTGTGATGTACGTGTTGGGAGGTACCTAGTTGTGTGATGTACGTGTTGGGAGGTAGCTAGTTGTGTGATGTACGTGTTGGGAGGTACCTAACTGTGTGATGTACGTGTTGGGAGGTACCTAGTTGTGTGATGTACGTGTTGGGAGGTACCTAGTTGTGTGATGTACGTGTTGGGAGGTACCTAACTGTGTGATGTACGTGTTGGGAGGTACCTAACTGTGTGATGTACGTGTTGGGAGGTAGCTAGTTGTGTGATGTACGTGTTGGGAGGTACCTAACTGTGTGATGTACGTGTTGGGAGGTACCTAGCTGTGTGATGTACGTGTTGGGATGTACCTGACTGTATGATGTACGTGTGTGGTTAACtgactgtatgatgttcgtGTGTGGTTTACCTGACTGTATGATGTACGTGTGTGGTTTACCTGACTGTGTGATGTACGTGTGTGATATACCTGActgtgtgatgtacatgtgtggTTTACCtgactgtatgatgttcgtGTGTGGTTTACCTGACTGTATGATGTACGTGTGTGGTTTACCTGACTGTGTGATGTACGTGTGTGGTATACCTGACTGTGTGATGTACGTGTGTGATGTTCGTGTGTGGTTTACCtgactgtgtgatgtaagggtgtGGTTTACCTGACAGTGTGATGTACGTGTGTGGTTTACCTGACTGTATGATGTACGTGTGTGGTTTACCTGActgtgtgatgtacatgtgtgatgTACGTGTGTGATGTACCTGACTGTATGATGTACGTGTGTGGTTTACCTGACAGTGTGATGTACGTGTGTGGTTTATCTGACTGTGTGATGTACGTGTGTGGTTTATCTGACTGTGTGATGTACGTGTGTGGTTTATCTGACTGTGTGATGTACGTGTGTGGTTTACCTGACTGTATGATGTACGTGTGTGGTTTAACtgactgtatgatgttcgtGTGTGGTTTACCTGACTGTATGATGTACGTGTGTGGTTTACCtggctgtatgatgttcgtgTGTGGTTTACCTGACTGTATGATGTACGTGTGTTGTTTACCTGACATTGTGATGTACGTGTGTGGTTTATCTGACTCTGTGATGTACGTGTGTGGTTTACCTGACTGTATGATGTACGTGTGTGGTTTACCTGGCTGTATGATGTACGTGTGTTGTTTACCTGACAGTGTGATGTACGTGTGTGATGTACGTGTGTGATATACGTGTGTGATGTACCTGACTGTATGATGTACGTGTGTGGTTTACCTGACAGTGTGATGTACGTGTGTGGTTTATCTGactgtatgatgtacatgtgtgatgTACCTGACTGTATGATGTACGTGTGTGGTTTACCTGACTGTGATGTACGTATGTGGTTTACCTGACTGTGATGTACGtgtgtgatttacctgactgtgtaatgtacgtgtgtgatttacctgactGTGATGTACGtgtgtgatttacctgactGTGTAATGTACGTGTGTGATGTACGTGTGTGATGTACGTGTGTGATTACCTGACTGTGATGTACGTGTGTGATTTACATGACTGTAATGAACGTGTGTGGTTTACCTGACTGTGTGATGTACGTGTGTGGTTTACCTGACTGTGTAATGTACGTGTGTGATGTACGTGTGTGATGTACGTGTGTGATTACCTGACTGTGATGTACGtgtgtgatttacctgactGTGTGATGTACGTGTGTGATGTACGTGTGTGATGTACGTGTGTGATTACCTGACTGTGATGTACGtgtgtgatttacctgactGTAATGAACGTGTGTGGTTTACCTGACTGTGTGATGTACGTGTGTGGTTTACCTGActgtgtgatgtacatgtgtgatgTACCTGACTGTATGATGTACGTGTGTGGTTTACCTGACTGTGATGTACGtgtgtgatttacctgactgtgttttttgtttttgtattacagGGTCTAGGATGCTCTATGATGTACgtgtgtgatttacctgtgttttttgttttttgtattacAGGGTCTATGATGCTGTATGATGTACgtgtgtgatttacctgtgttttttgtttttgtattacagGGTCTAGGATGCTGTATGATGTACgtgtgtgatttacctgtgttttttgtttttgttttacaggGTCTAGGATGCTGCAGTGATTACAGCGTTTCTTTCCATTACATGAGTCCAGCCGACATGTATTTGATGGACTATCTGGTTTATCACCTCCGACCGTTTGGACTCCATCGTAGAGACAAAAAGACCGATTACTTTTTACCAGAAGGCAAACACTGAATGTTGTGTAGTGCCAATTTagaagaaatatatacataatgatctGTCATGTTGGAAACAACGTTTCCTTTGTCGtgatgttattatatacatttgtttatgtatttttttttcgtttgacatgatattatgatatttttccCTAAAAGGTGACGTAATTCAAACGTTTTCTATGACGTGATGTAATTATCACGTTTACTGTGACATGATGTAATCTAAACGTTTTCTATGACGTTATGTATTATAACGTTTTTGTGATGTGATGTAATTATAACGTTTTCTGTGATGTGATGTAATTATAACGTTTACTGTGACATGATGCAATCTAAACGTTTTCTATGACGTTATGTATTATAACGTTTTTTGTGATGTGATGTAATTATAACGTTTTCTTTGATGTAGTTTAATCATAACGTTTTCTGTGATGTGATGTAATTATAACGTTTACTGTGACATGATGTAATCTAAACGTTTTCTATGACGTTATGTATTATAACGTTTATTGTGATGTGATGTAATTATAACGTTTTCTTTGATGTGATGTAATTATAACGTTTACTGTGACGTGATGTagattaaacattttttatgacGTTATGTATTATAACGTTTTCTGTGACGTGATGTAATTATCACGTTAACTGTGACATGATGTAATTTAAAGGTTTTCTATGACGTTATGTAATTATAACGTTTTCTGTGACGTGATGTAATTTAAACGTTTTCTATGACGTTATGTAATTATAACGTTTTTTCACCGGATGCAATTATTACGTTTCCTGTGACGTGATgtaattgtttcattttctgACATGGTATTGCAACTGATTCGGATTGACATTATAACATCATATGATTAACATTTAGtttgacgtttatataactTTTGACACACTAGAAGCATAATATGGTTCAACTTGTCCCTTAGGATTTAGCTGCCTCCTATTATCAAGTTAGTTGACTATGTCGGTGATACATAACTGTACATTGTTTAGATACATTTCGAAACACATTGATACAAAGTCACGTGTCTAGTCAGagtattggtatatattttttttacaaatccaAAGcttttcgggggggggggggggggggtcttgaAATATATCCCAGCCTTTAATAACGTAAAACGATGCTTAGCCTTGAGATAAAACTGTGCTTAGATAACGATGAAGTGTCGTTCGATACTGTCACGGTCCAGAGATAAAACTGTAATGGTTAAGTGTCGTTCGATACTGTCACGGTCTAGAGATAAAACTGTAATGGTTAAGTGTCGTTCGATACTGTCACGGTCCAGAGATTAAACTGTTGTTGTAAAGTGTCGTACGATACTGTCACGGTCAAGAGATAAAACTGTAATGGCGAAGTGTCGTACGATACTGTCACGGTCAAGAGATAATGGTTCTGAGATCTGATGTGACGGTTATGTGTCGTTGTGATCTGATGTGACGGTTATGTGTCGTAGGACACTTACAGTCTAGAGATAAAATTTGTTGAGATCTGGTGTGAGGGTTATGTGCCGTAGGACACTTACAGTCAAGAGATAAAATTTGTTGAGATCTGATGTGACGGTTATGTGCCGTAGGACACTTACAGTCTAGAGATAAAATTTGTTGAGATCTGGTGTGAGGGTTATGTGCCGTAGGACACCTACAGTCAAGAGATAAAATTTGTTGAGATCTGATGTGACGGTTATGTGTCGTTGAGATCTGATGTGACGGTTGTGTGTCGTTGAGATCTGATGTGACGGTTATGTGCCGTTGAGATCTGATGTGACGGTTATGTGCCGTTGAGATCTGATGTGACGGTTATGTGCCGTTGAGATCTGATGTGACGGTTATGTGTCGTTGAGATCTGATGTGACGGTTATGTGCTGTAGGACACTTACAGTCTAGAGATAAAATTTGTTGAGATATGATGTGTAAGTATTGTGCGATGTCGTCCTACGGAGATCTGATGATATtgtctattgttttatgttgGACATTTGCGATAAGAAAATTAATATGAAGTATTAAACCCCATCGAAGATAATTCAgattgaaatttaaataataaagTAGTTGTGAGAAATATAAAAATTCGTAATGGTTGACAAAAATACAAAGTAAACTGAGAAGTTGGAAGATATCACTTGAAGGTAACCTAATTCGTAATGGTTGACAAAAATACAAAGTAAATTGAGAAGTTGGAAGATATCACTTGAAGGTAACCTAATTCGTAATGGTTGACAAAAATACAAAGTAAATTGAGAAGTTGGAAGATATCACTTGAAGGTAACCTAATTCGTAATGGTTGACAAAAATACAAAGTAAATTGAGAAGTTGGAAGATATCACTTGAAGGTAACCTAATTCGTAATGGTTGACAAAAATACAAAGTAAATTGAGAAGTTGGAAGATATCACTTGAAGGTAACCTAACCATATAGCCCTGGTTTACTTTGTTGGAATCAAGTTTTAAAATAACCCTCGGCTTCAGACCTACTTATTCGTTATGCTAACTTAGAATTGCGTATCCGTTATACATGTAGCTGACATTGCTCTAGACATACTTCTTGAGGATAATATCAACACTGCTAGTATTCTTGCCTTTTCACCACCAACAGAAGTATGAACAGATGACTAGCTACCAATGAGACTTCTgtgtaatatacaatatgttCTTTGTTTTAATGGAATAATGCTGGAGTATCGATGAGTAATTGTGTGGATGGAAAAAGTATAAATTGTGGAGCGAATTTAGTATggacattattatatttatacaagCTTACTTGTTGAggtttttatacatttaataaagAGGGATCATTAAAACCTTTTGTGTGGATTTATCATTTTGTTAGTGAACCTCCACAGCTGTAGTCGGTAATCTACTCTGGTGCAATGTCCATCACTGTTTATGTCGCCATGTCGACCTGATTACATATGTCGCCATGTCGGTCTGATCACATATGTCGCTATGTCTATTAGGAACGCTATGTCGACCTGATCACATATGTAATTATGTCTATGAGGAACGCCATGTCGGCCTGATTACatatgtagctatatgtatgaGAAACCCCGTGTCGGCCTGATCACATATTGGTCGCTATGTCTATGAGGGACGCCATGTCTATTAGGAGCGCCATGTCGGCCTGATCacatatataactatgtatatgAGGAACGCCATGTCTAGGAGGAACGCCTGTCTAGGAGGAACGCCATGTCGACCTGATCACATATGTAGCTATGTCTATTAGGGACGCCATGTCGGCCTGATCACATATATAACTATGTCTATGAGGAACGCCATGTCTAGGAGGAACGCCTGTCTATGAGGAACGCCATGTCGACCTGATCACTTATGTCGCTATGTCTATGAGGAACGCCATGTCGGCCTGATTACATATGTAGCTATGTCTATGAGGAACGCCATGTCGACCTGATCACTTATGTCGCTATGTCTATGAGGGACGCCATGTCGGCCTGATTACATATGTCGCTATGTCTATGAGGAACGCCATGTCGACCTGATCACTTATGTCGCTATGTCTATGAGGGACGCCATGTCGGCCTGATCACATATGTAGCTATGTCTATGAGGCACTTCATGTCTAGGAGGGACGCCTGTCTATAAGGAACGCCATGTCGGCCTGATCACTTATGTCGCTATGTCTATGAGGGACGCCATGTCGGCCTGATCACATATGTAGCTATGTCTATGAGGCACTTCATGTCTAGGAGGGACGCCTGTCTATAAGGAACGCCATGTCGGCCTGATCACATATGTAGCTATGTCTATGAGGCACGTCATGTCTATGAGGGACGCCTGTCTATAAGGAACGCCATGTCGGCCTGATCACATATGTAGCTATGTCTAGGAGGGACGCCTGTCTATAAGGAACGCCATGTCGGCCTGATCACATATGTAGCTATGTCTATTAGGGACGCCATGTCGGCCTGATCACATATGTAGCTATGTCTATTAGGGACGCCATGTCGGCCTGATCACATATGTAGCTATGTCTATGAGGCACGTCATGTCTATGAGGGACGCCTGTCTATAAGGAAAACGCCATGTCGGCCTGATCACATATGTAGCTATGTCTATGAGGCACGTCATGTCTATGAGGGACGCCTGTCTATAAGGAACGCCATGTCGGCCTGATCACATATGTAGCTATGTCTATGAGGCACGTCATGTCTAGGAGGGACGCCTGTCTATAAGGAACGCCATGTCGGCCTGATCACATATGTAGCTATGTCTATGAGGCACGTTATGTCTAGGAGGGACGCCTGTCTATAAGGAACGCCATGTCGGCCTGATCACATATGTAGCTATGTCTATGAGGCACG from Pecten maximus chromosome 1, xPecMax1.1, whole genome shotgun sequence includes these protein-coding regions:
- the LOC117324242 gene encoding glycoprotein-N-acetylgalactosamine 3-beta-galactosyltransferase 1-like, which translates into the protein MRTMAEDRVSKLFMLVCCCFCITTLLMTYNTFFIDEETVEIVEEDDLYEDIQNRNFRDKDRPVNMGSHTHEDDDRTKADELYNRVRVLCWIMTSPSNLDRKGLAVRSTWAKRCNKYIFFSSVTNDSFPTVGLNVSEGRQHLTGKTVQAFTYCYENYGNDFDWFLKADDDTYVIVENLRFFLSHHNPKDLVYFGHRFKVIVKQGYFSGGAGYVLSRQTLKKFVEVGLRNPLLCRRDGGAEDAEIGKCMQRLEVKVGDSLDINGRESFHPFTPIAHLQGNYPAWFYNQTFHKAQKGLGCCSDYSVSFHYMSPADMYLMDYLVYHLRPFGLHRRDKKTDYFLPEGKH